A window from Moritella yayanosii encodes these proteins:
- a CDS encoding phosphoadenylyl-sulfate reductase, whose amino-acid sequence MAKLNLDELLRLDKAGQKAALTVVNALLEAMTAQQRVGWAVTELGDKLVLSSSFGIQAAVCLHLLTQFKADIPVILTDTGYLFPETYQFIDELTQQLSLNLQIYSAPQSAAWQESRYGKLWEQGVEGITQYNVLNKVEPMKRALKELGAQVWFSGLRRSQSSSREALPVLSIQNGCFKFLPIIDWSNKDIHYYLQDNGLSYHPLWEQNYVSVGDVHTSQPLQPGMTEEETRFFGLKRECGLHEESDEVGGSGI is encoded by the coding sequence ATGGCTAAATTGAACTTAGATGAATTATTAAGGTTAGACAAGGCAGGCCAGAAAGCAGCTTTAACCGTGGTTAATGCTCTGCTAGAAGCGATGACAGCGCAGCAACGTGTTGGTTGGGCTGTTACTGAGTTGGGTGACAAATTAGTATTGTCATCGAGCTTTGGTATTCAAGCCGCCGTGTGTTTGCATTTGTTAACGCAGTTTAAAGCTGATATTCCGGTGATTTTAACCGATACCGGGTACTTATTCCCGGAGACATATCAGTTTATTGATGAGTTAACTCAACAACTCAGCCTTAATTTACAGATATATAGCGCGCCGCAGTCTGCTGCTTGGCAGGAATCGCGTTATGGTAAATTGTGGGAACAAGGTGTTGAGGGCATTACCCAATACAATGTGCTTAATAAAGTTGAACCAATGAAACGTGCGCTGAAAGAATTGGGGGCACAAGTATGGTTTTCTGGTTTACGTCGTAGTCAGTCATCGAGTCGCGAAGCATTACCGGTCTTGTCTATTCAAAATGGCTGTTTTAAATTTTTGCCTATTATTGATTGGAGCAATAAAGATATTCATTATTATCTGCAAGATAACGGGCTGAGTTATCATCCGTTGTGGGAGCAGAATTATGTTTCGGTCGGTGATGTGCATACGTCACAACCGCTGCAACCAGGCATGACGGAAGAAGAGACACGCTTCTTTGGTCTCAAACGTGAATGTGGTTTACATGAAGAGAGTGATGAAGTGGGTGGTAGTGGTATTTAA
- the cysI gene encoding assimilatory sulfite reductase (NADPH) hemoprotein subunit, with protein sequence MNDKKLAVNERIKTESNFLRGTIAEGLADQITGGLSDDDMQLTKFHGFYQQDDRDIRAERQKQKLEPRHSFMLRARVPGGICTPEQWLEIDRIASDLTIYGSIRLTTRQTFQYHGILKPQVKPLIQALGSVNLDSIAACGDVNRNVMCTPNPVESALHQEAYAWATRLSDDLLPNTNAYAELWLDGEKVHSNEVEPMYGSTYLPRKFKIAVAIPPHNDVDIHANDLNFVAIGDNGKLAGFNVLVGGGMGTTHGDVNTFPRLADDFGFVKPEDAVKIAKAVLTVQRDWGCRTDRKRARLKYTLEDHGVDKFRAEVELRSGIKFETPKAIEFTTRGDRFGWIKGIDNKWHLTLFIENGRIVDTETHPIKTGLVEIAKIHNGDFRMTANQNLIIAGVAEQDKEQIERLARLYGLYSDKLSQQRLNSMACVALPTCALAMAEAERYLPSLVTKVEDLLTKHGIPDEHFVMRMTGCPNGCARPFLAEVGFVGKGPGKYNMYLGAKNNGMRLNKMYRENIGEAEILAILDTLIAAWASNALPDERFGDFVVRSGVIKPVIIASRDFHG encoded by the coding sequence ATGAACGACAAAAAATTAGCGGTTAATGAACGCATTAAAACAGAAAGTAATTTTTTACGCGGCACCATTGCTGAAGGCTTAGCAGATCAAATCACAGGCGGACTGTCAGATGATGATATGCAATTAACGAAGTTTCATGGTTTTTATCAGCAAGATGATCGTGATATTCGTGCCGAGCGTCAGAAACAAAAATTAGAACCTCGTCATAGCTTTATGCTACGAGCGCGTGTTCCCGGTGGTATTTGTACTCCTGAGCAATGGTTAGAGATAGATCGTATTGCCAGTGACTTAACTATCTATGGCAGTATCCGTCTGACGACACGTCAAACATTTCAGTACCATGGTATTTTAAAGCCACAAGTGAAACCATTGATCCAAGCATTAGGTTCGGTTAACTTGGATTCGATTGCCGCCTGTGGTGATGTTAACCGTAATGTAATGTGTACACCGAACCCGGTTGAATCAGCATTACACCAAGAAGCTTATGCGTGGGCTACTCGTTTAAGTGATGACTTGTTACCAAATACCAATGCCTATGCAGAATTATGGCTAGACGGTGAAAAAGTGCATAGTAATGAAGTTGAACCTATGTATGGGTCTACTTACTTGCCACGTAAATTTAAGATTGCCGTTGCTATTCCGCCACACAACGACGTGGATATTCATGCCAATGATTTAAACTTTGTGGCGATTGGCGATAACGGTAAGCTCGCTGGTTTTAATGTATTAGTGGGTGGCGGTATGGGTACAACCCATGGTGATGTGAATACTTTCCCACGTTTAGCTGATGATTTTGGTTTTGTAAAACCAGAAGATGCAGTTAAAATCGCGAAAGCGGTATTAACAGTACAACGTGATTGGGGTTGCCGTACTGATCGTAAACGTGCACGTTTGAAATACACCCTGGAAGACCATGGTGTGGATAAATTCCGTGCAGAAGTCGAATTACGTTCAGGTATTAAATTTGAAACACCAAAAGCCATTGAGTTTACCACTCGTGGTGATCGCTTTGGTTGGATCAAAGGTATTGATAATAAATGGCATTTAACCCTGTTTATTGAAAATGGTCGTATCGTTGATACCGAAACCCATCCGATTAAAACCGGATTAGTTGAAATTGCTAAGATCCACAACGGTGATTTTAGAATGACCGCCAACCAAAACTTAATCATTGCAGGTGTGGCTGAACAGGATAAAGAACAAATAGAACGTCTGGCACGTTTATATGGTCTGTATTCAGATAAATTAAGTCAGCAACGCTTAAACTCAATGGCGTGTGTTGCACTGCCAACATGTGCGTTAGCGATGGCTGAAGCAGAGCGTTATTTACCGTCGTTGGTGACTAAAGTTGAAGATTTACTCACTAAACACGGCATTCCTGACGAACACTTTGTGATGCGCATGACGGGCTGTCCCAATGGCTGTGCTCGTCCATTCTTAGCAGAAGTTGGCTTTGTTGGTAAAGGGCCAGGCAAATACAATATGTATTTGGGCGCAAAGAATAACGGCATGCGTTTAAACAAGATGTACCGAGAAAATATTGGTGAAGCAGAGATCTTAGCGATCCTTGATACATTAATTGCGGCATGGGCAAGTAACGCCTTACCAGATGAACGTTTTGGTGATTTTGTGGTGCGCAGTGGCGTGATTAAACCTGTGATTATTGCGTCGAGAGATTTCCATGGCTAA
- a CDS encoding assimilatory sulfite reductase (NADPH) flavoprotein subunit, which produces MLLKELSSLTSPLSEPQLSQLQLALNDLSPTQTAWVSGYLAGISQASGAQVQAQGAVSQSAQRVTILFGSQTGNAKGVAEELYQQAQTQGISARLVNMADYKAKELKTESHLLIVASTNGEGEAPDDAVAFHEFLASKKAPKVPDLKYSVCALGDSSYEFYCQTGLEFDERLAALGAEAVVARADCDVDYDDMVAAWSEQALAAVKATLKEVTTTAAPIAAVASNHVANTYTKKKPFKTELLVNQKITGRFSAKDIRHVEIALDDSGIRYQAGDALGIWFKNDPVLVDAILDQLELDGTETVTVANETDTLRDALINRFELTQSYPSFIQAYAELSGSKKLAKLLDDKAALRHYCYGRQILDVIDEKKAKLTAEQLISGLRKLTPRLYSIASSPNEAEGEVHLTVAVVDYQQNGEQRIGGASGFLQRLEEGAEVEVFVEHNDNFRLPNNDDTAVIMIGPGTGIAPFRAFLQERDVREAAGNNWLFFGNQHFTDDFLYQTEWQGYLKSGLLTKMDVAFSRDQAEKVYVQDRLRENAAELYAWLEQGAHVYVCGDGDRMAKDVNEALIEIVAEQGKLARSEAEEYVAELRRNKRYQRDVY; this is translated from the coding sequence ATGCTATTAAAGGAACTATCATCATTGACGAGTCCGTTGAGTGAGCCGCAGTTATCACAATTGCAATTAGCACTTAATGATTTGTCACCAACGCAAACCGCGTGGGTAAGTGGATATTTGGCCGGGATAAGTCAAGCATCTGGCGCTCAAGTACAGGCACAGGGAGCTGTTTCTCAGTCGGCTCAACGAGTCACTATTTTATTTGGTTCACAAACCGGTAATGCCAAAGGCGTAGCGGAAGAACTTTATCAGCAAGCGCAAACGCAAGGTATCTCAGCCCGACTTGTGAATATGGCAGATTATAAAGCCAAAGAATTGAAAACAGAATCGCATTTGCTGATTGTCGCGAGTACCAATGGTGAGGGCGAAGCGCCAGATGATGCTGTTGCTTTCCATGAGTTCTTAGCCTCTAAAAAAGCCCCTAAAGTACCAGATCTTAAATACAGTGTCTGTGCATTAGGCGATTCAAGTTATGAGTTCTATTGTCAAACCGGTTTGGAGTTTGATGAGCGCTTAGCTGCACTGGGTGCTGAAGCGGTTGTCGCACGTGCTGACTGTGATGTTGATTATGATGATATGGTTGCTGCGTGGAGCGAACAGGCTCTTGCTGCAGTTAAAGCAACGCTAAAAGAAGTAACAACGACGGCAGCGCCGATTGCTGCTGTGGCGTCAAATCATGTTGCTAATACGTATACAAAAAAGAAGCCATTTAAAACCGAACTATTAGTGAATCAAAAGATCACTGGGCGTTTCTCTGCTAAAGATATTCGTCATGTTGAAATTGCATTAGATGATAGCGGCATTCGTTATCAAGCTGGCGATGCGTTAGGGATCTGGTTTAAGAATGATCCTGTGCTTGTCGATGCGATTTTAGACCAACTGGAATTAGATGGTACCGAAACGGTTACCGTCGCAAATGAAACTGACACTTTACGCGATGCACTGATTAATCGTTTCGAATTAACCCAGAGTTATCCAAGTTTCATTCAGGCTTATGCGGAACTATCTGGTTCAAAGAAATTAGCTAAATTACTCGATGATAAAGCAGCCTTACGTCACTATTGTTATGGTCGTCAAATCTTAGATGTGATTGATGAAAAGAAAGCAAAATTAACCGCAGAACAACTTATTAGTGGTTTACGCAAACTAACGCCACGTCTTTACTCCATTGCTTCGAGTCCTAATGAAGCTGAAGGTGAAGTGCATTTGACTGTTGCAGTGGTTGATTATCAGCAAAACGGTGAACAGCGTATTGGTGGAGCTTCTGGTTTCCTGCAACGTCTCGAAGAAGGTGCTGAGGTTGAGGTTTTTGTTGAACACAACGATAACTTCCGTCTACCAAATAACGATGACACAGCTGTGATTATGATTGGTCCTGGTACCGGGATCGCACCATTCCGTGCTTTTTTACAAGAACGTGACGTACGTGAAGCAGCCGGGAATAATTGGTTATTCTTTGGTAACCAACACTTTACTGATGATTTCTTGTATCAAACCGAATGGCAGGGCTACTTGAAATCGGGTCTATTGACTAAAATGGATGTGGCTTTCTCACGCGATCAAGCAGAGAAAGTTTATGTGCAAGACCGTTTACGTGAAAATGCGGCAGAGCTGTATGCCTGGTTAGAGCAAGGCGCCCATGTTTATGTTTGCGGTGATGGCGATAGAATGGCGAAAGATGTCAATGAAGCATTGATCGAAATTGTAGCAGAACAAGGTAAATTAGCGCGTAGCGAAGCAGAAGAGTATGTTGCTGAACTACGTCGAAATAAACGTTATCAGAGGGATGTGTACTGA
- the proB gene encoding glutamate 5-kinase, producing MAKKTIVVKLGTSVLTSGTEKIDRAHMVELVRQCAQLYKQGHDIIVVTSGAIAAGREHLGAPELAPTMANKQMLAAVGQSQLIFIWQSLFNIYGLNVGQMLLTRADLDDRERFLNARDTMRALLDNRIVPIINENDAVATAEIKVGDNDNLSALAAILANADTLMLLTDQEGLFTADPRNNPDAKLIEVVDVIDDEIRQLAGGTVGCLGTGGMATKLQAAEIACRSGIDVVIAAGFAKDVVLRIAAGKRVGTLFPSHISPLESRKQWILAGPTPSGIVIIDDGAVNAITQNGSSLLPKGITAVSANFKRGDVIQLQSLQGKLLGRGICRYTSDELATIAGCHSCDIESKLGYGYGAVAIHRDDLVLF from the coding sequence ATGGCTAAGAAAACCATAGTGGTGAAGTTAGGAACCAGTGTATTAACCAGTGGCACGGAAAAAATAGATCGTGCCCACATGGTTGAGTTGGTTCGTCAATGTGCGCAATTGTACAAGCAAGGGCATGATATTATAGTGGTAACGTCTGGTGCGATTGCTGCCGGACGTGAACATTTAGGTGCTCCTGAATTGGCCCCCACCATGGCAAATAAGCAGATGTTGGCCGCGGTTGGTCAAAGTCAGCTTATTTTTATTTGGCAAAGCCTGTTTAACATCTACGGTCTCAATGTCGGCCAGATGTTATTAACACGTGCTGATCTTGATGATCGTGAACGATTTTTAAATGCGCGCGATACCATGCGGGCATTATTAGACAACCGTATTGTGCCGATTATTAATGAAAATGATGCGGTCGCTACAGCTGAAATTAAAGTGGGTGATAATGATAATTTATCGGCTCTTGCGGCTATTTTAGCGAACGCAGATACGTTAATGCTGTTAACCGATCAAGAAGGCTTGTTTACCGCTGATCCACGTAATAATCCGGATGCGAAGTTGATTGAAGTTGTTGATGTGATTGATGATGAGATACGTCAATTAGCGGGCGGCACTGTCGGCTGTCTTGGTACTGGTGGTATGGCGACTAAGTTGCAAGCAGCTGAAATTGCTTGTCGATCAGGTATTGATGTGGTGATCGCGGCAGGTTTTGCCAAAGATGTGGTACTACGTATTGCTGCTGGCAAGCGTGTTGGTACCTTATTCCCTTCGCATATCAGTCCACTAGAAAGTCGTAAACAATGGATCTTAGCAGGACCGACACCATCGGGTATTGTTATTATTGATGATGGCGCTGTGAATGCGATAACGCAAAATGGCAGTAGTTTATTACCGAAAGGTATTACCGCAGTATCGGCAAATTTTAAACGTGGCGATGTGATCCAATTACAATCCCTGCAAGGTAAATTACTTGGGCGTGGCATCTGCCGTTATACCAGTGATGAGCTTGCAACAATTGCAGGTTGCCATTCGTGTGATATCGAAAGCAAGTTAGGTTACGGCTACGGTGCTGTTGCCATCCATCGTGATGATTTAGTTTTATTTTAA
- the gpt gene encoding xanthine phosphoribosyltransferase — translation MSDKFIVSWDDLQRDTRKLARKLLPATQWKGIIAVSRGGLVPAAILARELDLRHVDTVCISSYDHDHQRDITVLKSAPGDGEGFIIIDDLVDSGETAKKIRQMYPKGKFVTVYAKPLGEHLVDDFVTAISQDTWIELPWDMVIEFVEPICKQD, via the coding sequence ATGAGTGATAAATTTATAGTATCTTGGGATGATTTACAGCGTGATACGCGTAAACTTGCTCGTAAGCTTCTGCCTGCAACACAGTGGAAAGGTATCATTGCGGTTAGTCGTGGTGGTTTAGTACCTGCAGCCATTCTTGCTCGTGAATTAGACTTACGTCATGTTGATACTGTATGTATCTCAAGCTACGACCACGATCATCAGCGTGATATAACAGTATTAAAATCAGCACCAGGTGATGGTGAAGGTTTTATTATTATTGATGATTTAGTTGATAGTGGTGAAACAGCGAAGAAAATTCGCCAAATGTACCCTAAAGGCAAATTTGTTACTGTCTATGCAAAGCCCCTTGGTGAGCATTTAGTGGATGATTTTGTTACTGCTATTAGCCAGGATACTTGGATTGAGTTACCTTGGGATATGGTGATTGAATTTGTAGAACCAATCTGCAAACAAGATTAA
- the crl gene encoding sigma factor-binding protein Crl, translating into MVIPTDPNLIYFRKRIRILNALGPYLREHNCQPTSFYFDCFSVCIDANIESQEREFYGWWLEMNLVDDTFEYQYQFGTYNKAGKWLVTPIPKTLQRDVTKSLNVFYEKLSVCLTEQLNFNLKPSSILAKTLILSAA; encoded by the coding sequence ATGGTAATACCGACTGATCCCAATTTGATTTATTTTCGTAAACGTATTCGTATTTTAAATGCTCTAGGCCCTTATTTAAGAGAACATAATTGCCAACCTACTTCTTTTTACTTCGATTGTTTTAGTGTCTGTATTGATGCCAATATTGAATCTCAAGAACGTGAGTTTTACGGTTGGTGGTTAGAGATGAATTTAGTCGATGATACGTTTGAATATCAATATCAGTTTGGCACGTATAATAAAGCCGGTAAGTGGCTTGTAACGCCAATTCCTAAAACGTTGCAACGAGATGTCACAAAATCACTTAATGTATTCTATGAGAAATTATCTGTTTGTTTGACAGAGCAGTTGAACTTTAATCTAAAACCGTCCTCTATATTGGCGAAGACCTTGATCTTGTCTGCGGCATAG
- a CDS encoding aminoacyl-histidine dipeptidase → MANLSNLEPQVVWHIFEQMCAHPRPSKHEEKVSAWIQKLAKDHNIECKEDKVGNLILRKSATAGMEDRKGVVLQAHMDMVPQKNSDIEHNFVTDPIDAYVDGEWVTARGTTLGADNGIGLAASLAVIFSDNIEHGPLEVLVTIDEEAGMTGAFGLEAGWLEGDILLNTDSEDEGEVYMGCAGGIDANIQFPLQHEAAPSDHQTFEIVIKGLKGGHSGVDIHLGRGNANKLLARFLKEAGRDIAVRLATINGGTLRNAIPREAFAIVTVAPAQREEFKACLEFFTQAIKKELSATEPFIEVTLTPIVEQPQVLTVDCQTRLIAALNGVFNGVVRMSDEVEGVVETSSNLGVVETQTDNVFIKCLIRSLSDSCRIDAQEMIASVFELAGGKVVLDGAYPGWKPDTTSPIMQIMRDVYEKEFGSVPKIMVIHAGLECGLFKTSYPNMDMASFGPTICFPHSPDEKVNITTVDMFWKYLQAILKAIPTK, encoded by the coding sequence GTGGCAAATTTAAGTAATTTAGAACCGCAAGTTGTCTGGCATATTTTTGAGCAAATGTGTGCCCACCCACGTCCTTCAAAGCATGAAGAAAAAGTCTCTGCGTGGATCCAAAAATTAGCGAAAGATCATAATATTGAATGCAAAGAAGACAAAGTGGGCAACCTTATCCTACGTAAATCTGCGACCGCTGGTATGGAAGATCGTAAAGGTGTGGTATTACAAGCGCACATGGACATGGTTCCGCAAAAAAATTCTGACATCGAACATAACTTTGTTACTGATCCTATTGATGCCTATGTTGATGGTGAATGGGTAACAGCCCGTGGTACAACATTAGGCGCTGATAATGGTATTGGTCTAGCAGCCAGTCTTGCCGTTATCTTTTCAGACAATATTGAACATGGTCCACTCGAAGTACTTGTCACTATCGATGAAGAAGCCGGTATGACTGGCGCGTTTGGTCTTGAAGCCGGTTGGTTAGAAGGTGACATCCTACTAAATACAGATTCAGAAGACGAAGGCGAAGTATACATGGGTTGTGCGGGCGGCATTGACGCTAACATTCAGTTCCCACTGCAACATGAAGCCGCGCCAAGCGATCATCAAACATTTGAAATTGTTATTAAAGGTTTAAAAGGCGGTCACTCTGGTGTTGATATCCACCTAGGCCGTGGTAATGCCAACAAACTATTAGCCCGTTTCCTAAAAGAAGCAGGTCGTGACATCGCGGTTCGTCTAGCAACCATCAATGGCGGTACGTTACGTAACGCTATCCCACGAGAAGCCTTCGCGATTGTTACCGTAGCACCAGCACAACGTGAAGAATTTAAAGCCTGCTTGGAATTTTTCACCCAAGCAATAAAAAAAGAACTCAGCGCAACAGAACCGTTTATCGAAGTAACCTTAACGCCAATTGTTGAGCAACCACAAGTATTAACCGTCGATTGCCAAACTCGTCTTATCGCGGCATTAAATGGGGTATTTAACGGCGTTGTACGCATGAGTGACGAAGTTGAAGGTGTGGTTGAAACATCATCCAATCTAGGTGTCGTAGAAACACAAACTGATAACGTCTTTATCAAATGTTTAATCCGCTCATTATCTGACTCTTGCCGCATTGATGCACAAGAAATGATTGCCTCGGTATTTGAATTAGCTGGCGGTAAGGTTGTGCTTGACGGCGCTTACCCAGGTTGGAAACCAGATACAACATCACCAATTATGCAAATAATGCGTGACGTATATGAAAAAGAGTTTGGTTCTGTACCAAAAATTATGGTGATCCATGCTGGTCTTGAATGTGGTTTATTCAAAACATCATATCCAAACATGGATATGGCATCATTCGGTCCAACCATTTGCTTCCCACACTCACCTGATGAGAAAGTAAATATCACCACTGTTGATATGTTCTGGAAATACTTACAGGCGATCCTAAAAGCAATCCCAACAAAGTAA
- a CDS encoding enoyl-CoA hydratase, whose amino-acid sequence MATYLLTQLNEQGVLTLTLNRLDKLNAFNSAFYTELAEAFRQADHNPAVRVVILRGSESCFSAGNDMADFMNGMGFSKDQPLMQYMWALLHFSKPVIAAVAGPAIGIGTTMLMHCDLVYLADNAVLRLPFTDLAAVPEYAASLILPRLAGHQRAAELMLLADKFDAQTALEIGLANKVLPVDELFAMAEKSALKLAAKAPASLRNTKKLMKAELINQIEKVIDVELEYFSAALESEESKEAVNAFMQKRKPDFSRFS is encoded by the coding sequence ATGGCAACTTATTTACTGACACAGTTAAATGAACAAGGTGTATTAACGTTAACCCTCAATCGATTAGATAAGCTCAATGCATTTAACAGCGCGTTTTATACCGAGCTAGCAGAGGCTTTTCGTCAGGCTGATCACAACCCAGCTGTACGTGTGGTGATACTGCGCGGGTCAGAAAGTTGTTTCAGTGCTGGTAATGACATGGCTGATTTCATGAATGGTATGGGCTTCTCTAAAGATCAGCCACTGATGCAGTATATGTGGGCATTATTACACTTCTCAAAACCAGTAATTGCCGCAGTAGCTGGGCCAGCTATCGGTATTGGTACCACGATGCTCATGCATTGTGACCTCGTATACCTTGCCGATAACGCCGTACTGCGCCTGCCATTTACTGACCTTGCCGCCGTACCAGAATATGCTGCCAGTCTGATATTACCGCGTCTTGCCGGTCATCAACGCGCCGCCGAACTGATGCTGCTTGCAGATAAATTTGATGCTCAAACCGCATTGGAAATCGGCCTCGCTAATAAAGTACTTCCCGTTGATGAATTATTTGCAATGGCTGAAAAAAGTGCCTTAAAGCTAGCGGCGAAAGCGCCGGCATCGTTACGTAATACCAAAAAATTGATGAAAGCTGAGTTGATTAACCAAATAGAAAAAGTGATCGACGTTGAGCTTGAGTACTTCTCAGCGGCACTTGAAAGTGAAGAATCAAAAGAAGCAGTAAACGCTTTTATGCAAAAGCGGAAACCTGATTTCTCACGATTTAGTTAA